From the Glycine max cultivar Williams 82 chromosome 11, Glycine_max_v4.0, whole genome shotgun sequence genome, the window AGTCTCAACCACATTTCTCCAATATCCTGAGATAACTTAGACACTTGTTCCTCCTCCATTGCTTCCTTAGCCTCACTAGTCCACAGGGCCAAGCAATTGACAGACCCTGCCATGAGATCTAGTGCCCGCACAGATCGCTCTGCTTGTCCAACGCGAGACTCAGCAAACTGCCTGGCAGTATCTACACAGAGAACGTAGTTAGCTGGAAGCAAGTGGGTACCGTCAGACATTATGAACAATAGTGCATCAAACCCAGCCTCAGATGCTTCTATGTGTCTAGCTGTGATGGAAAGTAGTGATGTAATTGTCCGCCATCCTAACTGAGATCTTATATGAGAAGCATTTGCTTTCACAAGGCGACTGACCTCCTGAGTAATCTGCTCACAGTATGCATCTGCAACCCGGGCATCAAGCTTCAAGACCAGTTGCAAAGACCTCAGAAGTTCATCAGCAATGTTCTCCTTGTAGGGAAGCAACCGCTGGCAAATCCGCAGGAGTCCAAAAACAGCCTTCTCTACCAGGGCACAGGGCATTACAGTTGACTGAACAATATTGGATATGTGTTCATACACACCCTGCCAAAGAATCCCAATTCTATCCCTGTTATTCAAAGTGATTGCAATCAGCAACTCCAGGCAGAAAACTGCTGTATCTTCATCCTCAGGTGTGCTGTTTCCTTTTTGTGGTCTCCCTGCAGCCCAAATGAGTGCTCTTGCTAGCTGCAATAGAGATTCAGCTTGCAGAAATTTACTCTCTGTGAATATGCTGTCAATATGACACTTCTGTATGGTTTGTAGGGTGCGCTGATGAGCAGCAAGTTGTTGTTCAGTAGGTTGTGATCTTGGTTCCTCAGTGTCAAGAGATAAGAGTTGACTAAATCTACCCATCAATCCTGAAGATCTCCTTGGGGTGCCAATAGATTGCATATGAGCTGAGGATAAAGAATTCATAATAGGCTTTCCATGCACAGTTTCAGCAGAATGTTCTGATTCGTCAGCTGCATCACTGGCAACACGGGCAGGAAGAAGACCAAGCTTGTGCAGTCTTAAGATGCAATCAAGAATATTTCTCCAACCTGTGCGTATGTAATCCCCATACCTGTTTGCTATAGTGAACACTGTCACAGTTGCCAGTCTTGCTTTCATGTCATCTCCAAAGGCAAGGACTGGTTCCTCAACTGATGATGGGTTTAAAAGTGTAGTGAACTTGCAAAGAGACACTACCAGATCATCAAGAACATCTTCAAGATGATGGCAAGCTGAAATTTTAGCAATAGCTAAGAATCCATCCATACATGTTTGGTATACCTCTTCCTGTTCAGCATGATCAAATACAACAGAGATGGCAGCAATCGTTGGGCCTGACATTATGGCAAACATATCATGATCAAGGTAAGCCTTAGAATCAGATACAATAAATGGAGCAGTTTTTTTGGACTTATGCATTAGATCAATCCACCGACTTGGTGTCATTTCAGGAAACCCAACACCTTGTTCAGGGGTTGTGCGAATTTCATTCTTACAAATTGAATGGTAAATCTCTGTCAGCATTTCTCGAGGCAGATCATTGCCACCATTTATATGCCTATTATTCCGGATAAAATCCTCTTCTGTCATCTTCTTTTTAACTTGCACATTGTGCTGATCTGTATTAAGCATTATCATTGAGTATGATAACACAAGAGCAGCATCCTTGTTAGCTAGGATATGTGGTGATTGTTCATAATATCTCTCAGAGAAAGCTTCAAGCACCCTATGTATCTTTTGTGATTCTCCAGGCAGTCTGAAAGTCTCTAAGAATAGACGCAGAGCTGTGTCTAAGTTCATGTCTTGGAAATCAAATGTTCCAGCAAATTCATGAAGAACCTGAACACAGAATTCATCATGATTTCCAAGGAAATCACCAACAAGATTCTTATCCAACCCAGCAGTGTATCTGAAGAAGCAGGCAACACTTTGGGGATCAAGTTTGTCAGGCAAAAGATGTGTTCCTTGGAGAAACTCTAGACCTTTCTTAGGATCACGATTAAAGTGGTCAGCACCAATCATCAGTCTTCTCTTTATGTACTTTCTTCGGCGGACAAAAGGAACCCAATGATTTGGATCATTAtaattctcacatttaaccatCCAGAATGGAGTATACTCTTCAAGATTAACTGGAGAATATTCTGAGCTTACAGATCCATTGGCTATCCTTTCAGCCATTCCCTGTATAACAGCAATAAGACCATCCAAAGCAAGAATATGCATGGCAGACAATGGACAGTTCACAGGAAATGCACTTTTGGACAATAAATTAGCAAGGTCTTCAAAGACATTACTGCAAGTTATGTCACAGTCAAAATTAGCATACATATCTACCATAAATGTCTTTTGCCTGCAGAAGTCAACAAGGGCCTCCATGGCTACCTCTTGCTGCTGGTATGAAGCCCCATATCTGCTTTGTGCAAGTCTCAAAATGACACAAGAAAAAAATGCTTCTAGCTGTAATTTGAGTTCTGTACGAAGATGACGATACAGGTTGAGAACAATGCTACACACCATCGAAAGTATAAGGGGACTCATTGACAAACCAAACTGCATCAGATTATGAAACAATTCATCCTGAATTAAGTTCAGCAACCTTGGGTGACGACAAATAGAAGGTCCTGCAAGTTCTATAgctgaattaattaaatttaaggcAAAGAGAGGCACATCTTCATCAAATGCTAGTGTGTTTGATCTAGGACCCATTCCCGTATGCTCGACAACATTCAGCAAAGAACACAAAAAGTGAAATATTTCCACCATGCAAGGAACACCATATGGTTCAGTCATGAGGTGCATATCATATGGTCCACCCTCCTTGCCACTAATAGTTATCGCTGTGTTTTTGTCCATCACAGTTGCTTTCACAACACTTGCATCATTGGGAGCAGAGTTTGTGGATAATGACTGATTATCATATTCAGAAGTCATGCTGCCATTCTCCAATTGTCTACTTCCAAATGCATACTCATTATCTAGGCCTCCGGTCTGCAAGAAAAATGAACAAGTGCAAATATTCATATACAGATGTTATAAATATTAAGTGCTTGATCACCCAAAACTGTTAACTCAAGGAAAAACAACTAACAGAATTATTAGTAACTATCCACAAAGACTATAACAACTACACACAAGGACTGTAAAGATACTTCTTGATTAAGGTGGGGAGACAGATGGAAAGGGAAGTCCATCTTAATCTTAGGATGTATGAAGTAATTAAGATCCAGCTATAGTCAGCAAGTCAAACACTATTAATGGTATATGACACCCAAAAATCCATGGATATATTTATTGCAAATAATAAACCTTTATGTGATGATCAATAAAATTGCAAATGGAGAAAATTAATTGATAGCATAGCACAAATTCTTGCATAATAGGAACCATAATTACTATGAAAAGTATTGTCCTCTCCCCTGCTCCAATTCCCCTTTGTATGAATTTTTTCCCCACCAGCTAAAACAATAATcatgtgaaaaaaaatgtagCCTTTAGAAGTAGGTAGCAAGATTCTCATACCTCCTGTTTCAAATTAGTGCTCCCATTAACCAATGCATGGTCTGTGTTGCCAACCTCTTGAAGGTGAGAGAAAATACACTTTACAAGTTCATGCATTGTGTGCCGTGCTATCTGCTGCAACAACTCACCTTTACTTCCTGCTTGGTGAACAATCCGGAAACAAGTATTCACTATGGTGCAAACATGTTGGTTACTCAGCATTATAGATGCTTTACTTTTCATACAAGCTAGGAGAACTTGTAGTATCTTCATTAAAACAACTTCTTCTGAAGAAGGATCAGTGACCTCAAATCTGCAGCTAGTGACAGCATCAACCACCAAGTGCATGGCATCCTCAACATTGACAGTATTATGATCGATCACATCAAGAGTCAAAATCTTGTAAACAGATGACAAAGCAACACCAGTAATTGGGGCACCAGTTTCATCAGACCTAATTACATCTAAAAATGGCTGTAGATACAAAGAAGGGTTGATAGCTTGCCACTGATGGTGGTGCCACAAAAAGATTTGTCTCCTTACTGTCTTGAAAGACTGAATAAGAGAGTGTTCCAGCTGATCATCGCCAGACATATAACGACCTCCCCATCTTACATTTCTTCTCATGACCGCCAAAACAGCACCAAACTCTGAATTGATCATGCATGCCAAAGTAGTTTTGTTAGGATAGGCAGCATCACATTCCTCAGGttcctcttcctctattgcattgATACCAGCTTGCAGCTTCAGACGTCCCATTTCTGTAATATTCTTTCTATGGTACACCAAGGATCTGATAGATGATCAACAAGAGTCTTCTATGAAGTCCAAAACAAATAAACgataaatataaatagattAGGGTTTCCACaaacaaaataactaaaagCAATTTTTATGTTACTTTGAGTCTTTAACAAGTATGGTAACCAAGATGAGTTGTCAAGCATTTACTGAATAAGTCTTCTATGAAATCCTATGAGACAACAGAAATAACAAGTCAAGATTTCCACAaaccaaataattaagaataattcTAAATCTTCCTGCTTCCTAAACATagtattaaatgcttttt encodes:
- the LOC100789153 gene encoding ARF guanine-nucleotide exchange factor GNOM encodes the protein MGRLKLQAGINAIEEEEPEECDAAYPNKTTLACMINSEFGAVLAVMRRNVRWGGRYMSGDDQLEHSLIQSFKTVRRQIFLWHHHQWQAINPSLYLQPFLDVIRSDETGAPITGVALSSVYKILTLDVIDHNTVNVEDAMHLVVDAVTSCRFEVTDPSSEEVVLMKILQVLLACMKSKASIMLSNQHVCTIVNTCFRIVHQAGSKGELLQQIARHTMHELVKCIFSHLQEVGNTDHALVNGSTNLKQETGGLDNEYAFGSRQLENGSMTSEYDNQSLSTNSAPNDASVVKATVMDKNTAITISGKEGGPYDMHLMTEPYGVPCMVEIFHFLCSLLNVVEHTGMGPRSNTLAFDEDVPLFALNLINSAIELAGPSICRHPRLLNLIQDELFHNLMQFGLSMSPLILSMVCSIVLNLYRHLRTELKLQLEAFFSCVILRLAQSRYGASYQQQEVAMEALVDFCRQKTFMVDMYANFDCDITCSNVFEDLANLLSKSAFPVNCPLSAMHILALDGLIAVIQGMAERIANGSVSSEYSPVNLEEYTPFWMVKCENYNDPNHWVPFVRRRKYIKRRLMIGADHFNRDPKKGLEFLQGTHLLPDKLDPQSVACFFRYTAGLDKNLVGDFLGNHDEFCVQVLHEFAGTFDFQDMNLDTALRLFLETFRLPGESQKIHRVLEAFSERYYEQSPHILANKDAALVLSYSMIMLNTDQHNVQVKKKMTEEDFIRNNRHINGGNDLPREMLTEIYHSICKNEIRTTPEQGVGFPEMTPSRWIDLMHKSKKTAPFIVSDSKAYLDHDMFAIMSGPTIAAISVVFDHAEQEEVYQTCMDGFLAIAKISACHHLEDVLDDLVVSLCKFTTLLNPSSVEEPVLAFGDDMKARLATVTVFTIANRYGDYIRTGWRNILDCILRLHKLGLLPARVASDAADESEHSAETVHGKPIMNSLSSAHMQSIGTPRRSSGLMGRFSQLLSLDTEEPRSQPTEQQLAAHQRTLQTIQKCHIDSIFTESKFLQAESLLQLARALIWAAGRPQKGNSTPEDEDTAVFCLELLIAITLNNRDRIGILWQGVYEHISNIVQSTVMPCALVEKAVFGLLRICQRLLPYKENIADELLRSLQLVLKLDARVADAYCEQITQEVSRLVKANASHIRSQLGWRTITSLLSITARHIEASEAGFDALLFIMSDGTHLLPANYVLCVDTARQFAESRVGQAERSVRALDLMAGSVNCLALWTSEAKEAMEEEQVSKLSQDIGEMWLRLVQGLRKVCLDQREEVRNHALLSLQKCLTGADGIYLPYSLWLQCFDLVIFTVLDDLLEIAQGHSQKDYRNMEGTLILAMKLLSKIFLQLLPELSQLTTFCKLWLGVLSRMEKYMKVKVRGKRSEKLQETVPELLKNSLLVMKMRGILAQRSALGGDSLWELTWLHVNNISPSLQLEVFPEQDSEHLQHKQGESISLLPDEKGFVPSSETTSCEDAGIVG